One Dasypus novemcinctus isolate mDasNov1 chromosome 1, mDasNov1.1.hap2, whole genome shotgun sequence genomic window carries:
- the OSTC gene encoding oligosaccharyltransferase complex subunit OSTC: METLYRVPFLVLECPNLKLKKPPWVHMPSAMTVYALVVVSYFLITGGIIYDVIVEPPSVGSMTDEHGHQRPVAFLAYRVNGQYIMEGLASSFLFTMGGLGFIILDRSNAPNIPKLNRFLLLFIGFVCVLLSFFMARVFMRMKLPGYLMG; this comes from the exons ATGGAGACTTTGTACCGAGTCCCATTCTTAGTGCTCGAATGTCCCAACCTGAAGCTGAAGAAGCCGCCTTGGGTGCACATGCCGTCGGCCATGACTGTGTATGCTCTGGTGGTGGTGTCGTACTTCCTCATCACCGGAG GAATAATTTATGATGTTATTGTTGAACCTCCAAGTGTTGGTTCTATGACTGATGAACATGGGCATCAGAGGCCAGTAGCCTTTCTGGCCTACAG agTAAATGGACAATATATTATGGAAGGACTTGCATCCAGCTTCCTGTTTACAATGGGAGGTTTAGGATTCATAATCTTGGACCGATCCAATgcaccaaacattccaaaacttAATAGATTTCTTCTCCTATTCATTGGATTCGTCTGTGTCCTATTGAGTTTTTTCATGGCTAGAGTATTCATGAGGATGAAACTACC